In one window of Paraflavitalea soli DNA:
- a CDS encoding energy transducer TonB, producing the protein MEINKILSADVLDIIFEGRNKEYGAYQLRKTYNKRLMTALIVTAAIIVLSFGGYILSNLFNTDGEKKDMVVQDVQLEEIKQEEKKEEPPPPPPPKPPEPPKVEMAKFTPPKIVKDEEVKEEEKPPEVEKLEETKIGTVNQEGVKDEGIVAPPVEDAGKGVVEAPKKVEEDWDKTFTKVEIESEYPGGSAAWQRYLNKTLRYPQDAIDNEIQGTVVIQFIVDKEGNVSDVEAISGPEELRSEAVRVIKKSGKWTPAVQNGRQVKSYKKQPIVFRLETEG; encoded by the coding sequence ATGGAAATCAATAAAATATTAAGCGCTGATGTCCTTGATATTATCTTCGAAGGAAGAAATAAGGAATATGGTGCTTATCAACTGCGCAAAACTTACAATAAGCGGCTGATGACGGCCCTTATCGTAACAGCGGCTATCATCGTGCTGTCGTTTGGCGGTTATATTTTATCTAACCTGTTCAACACAGACGGCGAGAAAAAAGACATGGTGGTGCAGGACGTGCAGCTGGAGGAGATCAAACAAGAAGAAAAGAAGGAAGAACCCCCTCCACCGCCTCCCCCAAAACCACCAGAACCACCTAAAGTGGAAATGGCTAAATTCACCCCTCCCAAGATCGTAAAAGATGAAGAGGTGAAGGAAGAAGAAAAACCACCAGAAGTTGAAAAACTGGAGGAAACCAAGATCGGTACTGTAAACCAGGAAGGTGTGAAAGATGAAGGTATCGTAGCTCCTCCTGTTGAAGATGCCGGTAAAGGTGTGGTAGAAGCTCCCAAGAAAGTAGAAGAAGACTGGGATAAGACGTTTACCAAAGTAGAAATCGAATCTGAATACCCGGGCGGTTCTGCGGCCTGGCAGCGTTACCTCAACAAAACGCTGCGTTACCCGCAGGATGCTATCGACAACGAAATTCAAGGTACTGTAGTGATCCAGTTCATTGTGGACAAAGAAGGTAATGTGAGTGATGTTGAAGCGATCAGCGGTCCCGAAGAATTACGTTCCGAAGCGGTACGGGTAATCAAGAAGAGTGGTAAATGGACACCCGCCGTTCAAAACGGTCGTCAGGTGAAATCTTACAAAAAGCAGCCCATCGTATTCCGTCTGGAAACAGAAGGTTAA
- a CDS encoding zinc-dependent metalloprotease, with protein sequence MEKTPSLRRSIFLMVVAGTLVTSVSAQNRRPVTTPSATDTTKPRTALTPPVPPKPGPKPYKEIITDKALSRQGLFTVHKVEDKWYFEVGDSLLGRDVLVVNRISKAPADTRSGFFGYAGDEINENVIRFEKGPNNKIFLRNISFSVYAKDSTKPMYKSVQNSNIQPISAAFDVKAFSKDSTGSVIDFTDYISGDNDIFFFAPFFKTALRVGGLQPDKSYIVDIKSYPINTEIKTVKTYSKMAAPSPIPGLMPSGPTGNATFELNTSIVLLPKVPMRPRYYDDRVAYFTTEYTDFDADPQGVKDISMITRWKLEPKPADLEKFKRGELVEPQKPIIYYIDPATPAKWVPYLIQGVNDWQKAFEKAGFKNAIMAKVAPTKAEDSTWSLEDARFSAMVYKPSDIPNASGPHVHDPRSGEILESHINWYHNVMRLLRDWYLIQASPSDPRARKAEFDDELMGQLIRFVSSHEVGHTLGLPHNMGSSAGTPVEKLRDKAWVEANGHTASIMDYARFNYVAQPEDKIGPAGLYPRIGEYDLFSIEWGYRPILDKDEEGEKAVLNEWAKNNYNNPRLRFIHQNGIDPRAQTESLGDNNMKANEYGIKNLKWILPKLPSWLNEKGENYENLNEVYNELIGQFSRYLGHAATYVGGVYTDAKTTEQAGDVYTVVPKALQKEAMAFIQKNYFETPTWLLDKNILDKISAPTSDRVSTLQDGWLGTLLSTSRMQRLISSANRDASAYRLDEFMEDLKKGIWGELATRKPIDNFRRNLQKSYVERLGAIIAPAPAAGGGSFGGIIISFGPVTDPKKSDIVSVAKGILRSLKAEIAAAVPAYTDKMSRYHLQDLNDRIGKILDPK encoded by the coding sequence ATGGAGAAAACCCCCAGTCTGAGAAGATCTATTTTTCTGATGGTGGTTGCCGGAACTTTGGTTACGTCCGTTTCTGCTCAAAACAGAAGACCGGTTACGACGCCTTCTGCGACCGACACCACTAAACCCCGTACAGCGCTTACACCCCCTGTTCCCCCCAAGCCAGGCCCTAAGCCCTACAAAGAAATCATAACCGATAAAGCCCTCAGCCGTCAAGGGCTCTTTACCGTTCATAAAGTAGAGGACAAATGGTATTTTGAAGTGGGCGACTCCCTCCTGGGCAGGGATGTACTGGTTGTAAACCGCATTTCCAAAGCACCTGCCGATACCCGTTCCGGTTTCTTCGGATATGCAGGTGATGAGATCAACGAGAACGTGATCCGCTTTGAAAAAGGCCCCAACAACAAGATCTTCCTCCGTAATATCTCTTTCTCGGTTTATGCAAAGGATTCTACGAAACCGATGTATAAATCTGTACAGAATTCCAATATTCAGCCCATTAGTGCCGCTTTTGATGTTAAAGCTTTCTCAAAGGACAGCACCGGTTCTGTGATAGATTTTACAGATTATATCTCCGGCGATAACGATATCTTCTTTTTCGCCCCCTTCTTTAAAACCGCTCTCCGCGTAGGCGGCTTACAACCCGATAAGTCTTATATCGTTGATATAAAGTCTTATCCTATCAATACGGAGATCAAAACGGTTAAGACCTATAGCAAAATGGCCGCGCCCTCCCCTATCCCTGGCTTAATGCCATCCGGACCTACGGGAAATGCCACTTTTGAACTTAACACCTCCATCGTACTGCTGCCCAAGGTTCCCATGCGCCCCAGATACTATGATGACAGAGTTGCTTATTTTACCACGGAATACACAGATTTTGATGCAGATCCACAGGGTGTTAAAGACATCAGCATGATCACCCGCTGGAAATTGGAGCCAAAACCGGCCGATCTGGAGAAATTCAAGCGCGGAGAACTGGTAGAGCCTCAAAAGCCTATCATCTATTATATTGACCCCGCTACCCCGGCAAAATGGGTTCCCTACCTTATTCAGGGTGTAAATGACTGGCAGAAAGCCTTCGAAAAAGCTGGCTTTAAGAATGCCATCATGGCTAAGGTAGCACCTACCAAAGCGGAAGACAGCACCTGGAGCCTGGAAGATGCCCGTTTCTCGGCTATGGTCTACAAACCTTCTGATATTCCCAATGCCAGCGGTCCTCACGTACATGATCCCCGCAGTGGTGAGATCCTGGAATCGCATATCAACTGGTACCACAATGTAATGCGCCTGCTGCGTGACTGGTACCTGATCCAGGCATCACCCAGCGATCCCCGTGCCCGTAAAGCTGAGTTTGACGACGAGTTAATGGGGCAACTGATCCGTTTCGTTTCTTCTCATGAAGTAGGCCATACGCTCGGATTACCGCATAATATGGGTTCATCTGCAGGTACACCTGTTGAGAAACTGCGTGACAAAGCCTGGGTGGAAGCCAATGGTCACACAGCTTCCATTATGGACTATGCCCGTTTCAACTATGTAGCCCAACCAGAAGACAAGATCGGCCCTGCAGGTCTCTACCCCCGTATCGGAGAATATGACCTGTTTTCCATTGAATGGGGTTACAGACCCATCCTCGATAAAGATGAAGAGGGCGAAAAGGCTGTTCTTAATGAATGGGCAAAGAACAACTACAACAATCCCCGTCTTCGTTTCATTCATCAGAATGGTATCGATCCCCGTGCTCAAACAGAGTCTCTGGGCGATAACAACATGAAAGCCAATGAATATGGCATCAAGAACCTGAAATGGATATTACCTAAATTACCAAGTTGGCTCAACGAGAAGGGTGAAAATTATGAGAACCTGAATGAAGTATACAATGAATTGATCGGTCAATTCAGCCGTTACCTGGGCCATGCCGCTACTTATGTGGGCGGTGTTTATACAGATGCTAAAACTACGGAACAGGCTGGTGATGTTTATACTGTGGTGCCTAAAGCCCTGCAGAAAGAGGCCATGGCCTTTATCCAGAAGAATTACTTCGAAACACCTACCTGGCTGCTGGATAAGAATATCCTGGATAAGATCTCTGCTCCTACCAGCGACCGCGTGAGCACGCTACAGGACGGATGGTTGGGCACTTTGCTGAGCACCAGCCGTATGCAACGTCTTATTTCTTCTGCCAACCGTGATGCGTCAGCTTATCGTCTCGACGAGTTCATGGAAGACCTGAAGAAAGGCATCTGGGGTGAACTGGCAACCCGCAAGCCGATCGATAACTTCCGCCGTAACCTGCAGAAGTCTTATGTTGAACGGCTGGGTGCTATTATTGCCCCTGCTCCTGCAGCCGGCGGTGGTAGCTTTGGCGGTATCATTATTTCTTTCGGTCCGGTAACTGACCCTAAGAAATCGGATATCGTGTCAGTAGCCAAAGGAATACTTCGCTCACTGAAAGCAGAAATTGCTGCTGCAGTACCTGCCTATACAGATAAAATGAGCCGGTATCACCTGCAGGATCTGAATGATCGTATCGGTAAAATACTCGATCCTAAATAA
- a CDS encoding MotA/TolQ/ExbB proton channel family protein, protein MAETKPTAPAAKSSTSVQPKKSSNAISWVAPVVCILAGYLIWRFGLGAAGNFTQPDASGGFWPHHKGPKGGLIKMYEGGIIVPLLIATFLTAFTFIIERLLTISKASGTGNIAEFIRKVQYHLANKNVDQAISECDKQKGSVGNVMKAGLRKYKEMISNTELDTEQKVLSIQKEVEEATALELPMLEKNLVFLSTIASVATLLGLLGTVLGMITSFSALGEEGGGAAAAELSRGISEALYNTALGIGTSAFAIIFYNIFTTKIDGITYGIDESGFTLTQSFASLYK, encoded by the coding sequence ATGGCTGAAACAAAACCAACTGCGCCCGCCGCGAAGAGTAGTACATCTGTTCAACCAAAAAAAAGTAGCAATGCTATTTCATGGGTAGCACCAGTAGTATGTATTCTTGCAGGTTATTTGATCTGGAGGTTCGGTCTGGGCGCTGCAGGTAATTTTACACAACCCGATGCAAGTGGTGGTTTCTGGCCACACCATAAGGGTCCTAAAGGAGGATTGATCAAGATGTATGAGGGAGGTATCATTGTACCTTTATTGATCGCCACATTCCTCACGGCTTTCACCTTCATCATCGAACGTTTACTGACCATCAGCAAAGCTTCCGGTACCGGAAATATCGCTGAGTTTATTCGCAAAGTGCAATATCACCTCGCTAATAAAAATGTGGATCAGGCTATCTCTGAGTGCGACAAGCAAAAGGGTAGTGTAGGCAATGTAATGAAAGCTGGTCTGCGCAAGTACAAAGAAATGATCTCTAACACTGAACTGGATACAGAACAAAAAGTACTGTCTATTCAGAAAGAAGTGGAAGAAGCTACAGCTTTGGAATTGCCTATGCTGGAAAAAAACCTGGTGTTCCTGTCTACTATCGCCTCCGTAGCTACCCTGTTGGGTCTGTTGGGTACGGTATTGGGTATGATCACTTCATTCTCTGCGCTTGGTGAAGAAGGTGGTGGTGCAGCAGCAGCAGAACTGTCCCGCGGTATCTCTGAAGCCCTGTACAACACGGCATTGGGTATCGGTACATCTGCATTTGCCATTATCTTCTACAACATCTTTACCACTAAGATCGATGGTATCACTTACGGTATTGATGAGTCTGGCTTTACTTTAACGCAAAGCTTTGCTTCACTGTACAAATAG
- a CDS encoding ExbD/TolR family protein, which yields MAEMDTSSGGGHKKGPGVKKGKKLSTRVDLTPMVDLGFLLITFFIFTTTMSQPTAMRLFLPKDTEKPEDQNKVKASGALTLILAKDNSIFYYEGELAPDGGNFKNTGFKEIRDIIINKKKSTNPEDFVVVIKPTPDATYKNTVDILDEMTINEVKRYALVDIFDVELQLVKASGK from the coding sequence ATGGCAGAAATGGATACCTCGTCGGGTGGGGGACATAAAAAAGGGCCTGGTGTAAAGAAAGGGAAAAAGCTTTCTACCCGCGTTGACTTAACGCCGATGGTGGATTTGGGATTCCTGCTCATCACGTTCTTTATCTTCACCACTACGATGAGTCAGCCAACAGCTATGCGGCTGTTTTTGCCCAAGGATACAGAAAAACCTGAAGATCAAAATAAGGTAAAAGCCTCTGGCGCTTTGACCCTTATTCTGGCCAAGGACAATTCCATCTTCTATTATGAAGGTGAACTGGCTCCTGATGGCGGCAACTTCAAAAACACCGGTTTTAAGGAAATCAGGGATATCATCATCAACAAGAAAAAATCCACTAATCCGGAAGATTTCGTGGTGGTGATCAAGCCAACTCCTGATGCTACCTACAAAAACACGGTGGATATTTTGGATGAAATGACCATCAATGAGGTAAAACGCTATGCCTTGGTTGATATTTTTGACGTTGAACTTCAATTAGTTAAGGCTTCCGGGAAGTAA
- a CDS encoding ExbD/TolR family protein, with protein MPKVKVPRKSTSVDMTAMCDVAFLLLSFFILTTKFKAPDQLQVTTPKSVSTKAVEAKNVVLVTMDKEGKVYFSVADENPDEKAEVIDLVDQSKALSLTAQEKAAFRRTGAFIGVPFSKLKSYLGLTPDQAKNYKAEGIPVDSANNEMVEWVRAAATAFQGKKMTLLVKGDNDAKYPSFKGVIDALKKNEIFKFSMITDPEGVPPGTELYKKNQASGGKATDE; from the coding sequence ATGCCAAAAGTTAAAGTACCGCGGAAAAGTACTTCTGTAGACATGACGGCGATGTGCGACGTGGCCTTCCTGTTGCTGTCGTTCTTCATCCTCACCACCAAGTTCAAAGCCCCGGACCAGCTGCAGGTGACTACACCTAAGTCTGTGTCTACCAAGGCTGTAGAAGCTAAGAATGTGGTGCTGGTTACTATGGATAAAGAAGGAAAGGTATATTTTTCGGTTGCGGATGAAAATCCTGATGAAAAGGCAGAAGTGATTGACCTGGTTGACCAGTCAAAAGCCCTGTCCCTGACTGCCCAGGAAAAGGCAGCTTTCAGGCGCACCGGAGCCTTTATAGGCGTACCATTTTCGAAGTTAAAATCGTACCTTGGATTAACCCCCGACCAGGCCAAGAACTACAAAGCTGAAGGTATCCCTGTCGATAGCGCCAACAATGAAATGGTGGAATGGGTAAGGGCAGCAGCTACAGCTTTTCAGGGTAAGAAAATGACCCTGCTGGTTAAGGGTGATAACGACGCTAAATATCCTTCTTTCAAAGGTGTTATTGACGCCCTGAAAAAGAACGAGATATTTAAGTTTTCCATGATCACTGATCCCGAAGGCGTTCCTCCTGGTACAGAATTGTACAAGAAGAACCAGGCCTCCGGTGGTAAGGCGACAGATGAGTAA